The following are from one region of the Cloacibacterium normanense genome:
- a CDS encoding SusC/RagA family TonB-linked outer membrane protein, giving the protein MIAAIYLFAGYQELSAQTKDSLKEKQIEEVVMIGYGTAKKRDLTGSIAKVGGDVVADKPNANPINALQGQVAGLSVVNSGQPGSQADVRIRGTVTINQTQPVYIVDGVFANNIDFLNPSDIESMEVLKDPSSLAIFGNRGANGAIIVTTKRAKSGKTTINLSSSIGVKSLDNRPDLVGAEGFKTLYNEDLANQGLPAYNLFNLFNADTNWIDTIKKEGGIINQNNLTISNGTDKNKVSFSFGYQTEDGSIKYEKFDRLTMKFNDDVKISDKVRAGFGITGSYSKLPQLRSFSSALNATPVVAPINLTPGDYFGLYNSLPQQIGAAQIGNPLAVVEGMRNTQYNKDFQFNPNAYFEFDFLKNFTFRSNYFVTYRNGTGRGYTPVFDVYVAESNSSTPYSGNLLTGINQFENRDVTFQQNQLLTYKNKFGAHDLTLMAGFETINREYSSMSGSAKGSLSNPLGQIPNNPRFWYLHSDFVDSTTKVVNTSAYKQRQASYFGRMLYSFNNKYMVNASVRNDGSSQLAPGNRFDWFWSVGGAWEISKENFMSEVPFINYLKIKGSYGDLGNQYTPYSYFGYPIYVEGGTGVFNGNLYPAFVKAYEEATDLKWEHLKSYEFGFESMMISRKLSFDATYYNKKTEGLLNYVIGNPNYFMNAGSIEAKGFEFVLGWKDRISQDFTYSINGNLTTTETKVLNTLEDGYKVFYGPAIYKEGLPVGAFYGYIVDGLYQSYADILGSPASTIGDVAPGDFKYRDVNGDGKITPDDRTIIGDPTPDFTYGFSVGADYKGFFLNADFYGVYGNEIFRNWGNGNSFAPFNYREERLDRWTGAGTSNWEPRSYTASAYNRENSTYMIEDGSFFRIRNVQLGYNFNKGLIEGLGIQALKVYFNVQNPKTWDNVNGFTPEFGGSATEFGVNNSGYPNPRITSFGINVTF; this is encoded by the coding sequence ATGATAGCTGCAATTTACTTATTTGCAGGATATCAAGAATTAAGCGCTCAAACAAAAGATTCGCTTAAAGAAAAGCAAATAGAAGAGGTAGTGATGATTGGGTATGGAACGGCTAAGAAAAGAGATCTTACCGGTTCTATAGCTAAAGTTGGAGGAGATGTAGTTGCAGATAAACCAAATGCTAACCCAATAAACGCTTTACAAGGTCAAGTTGCGGGTTTATCTGTAGTAAATTCTGGTCAGCCTGGTTCCCAAGCTGATGTGAGAATTAGAGGGACTGTTACCATTAACCAGACACAACCTGTGTATATTGTAGATGGAGTTTTTGCCAATAATATTGACTTTTTGAACCCATCAGATATAGAATCTATGGAAGTTCTAAAAGATCCATCATCTCTAGCAATTTTCGGGAATAGAGGTGCTAATGGTGCTATTATTGTGACTACTAAGAGAGCAAAATCAGGGAAAACAACCATTAACCTTAGTTCTTCAATTGGGGTTAAATCTCTTGATAATAGACCTGATTTAGTAGGTGCAGAAGGTTTTAAAACACTTTATAATGAAGATTTAGCTAATCAAGGTCTTCCTGCATATAATTTATTTAATTTATTTAATGCAGATACCAATTGGATTGATACCATTAAAAAAGAGGGAGGAATTATTAACCAAAATAATTTAACTATTTCTAATGGTACTGATAAAAATAAAGTAAGTTTTTCTTTTGGTTATCAAACAGAAGATGGTTCTATTAAATATGAAAAATTTGATAGATTAACCATGAAATTTAATGATGACGTAAAAATTTCAGACAAAGTAAGAGCAGGTTTTGGAATTACAGGATCTTATTCTAAATTACCACAATTGAGAAGTTTTAGCTCAGCACTTAATGCTACTCCTGTAGTTGCTCCTATAAACTTAACACCTGGAGATTATTTCGGTTTATATAATTCACTTCCTCAGCAAATAGGTGCAGCACAAATAGGAAACCCTTTAGCTGTAGTAGAAGGAATGAGAAATACTCAGTATAATAAAGATTTTCAATTTAACCCGAATGCATATTTTGAATTTGATTTCTTGAAAAACTTTACCTTCCGTTCTAACTATTTCGTAACATATCGTAATGGGACCGGAAGAGGTTATACACCAGTTTTTGATGTTTATGTAGCAGAATCTAATTCTTCTACTCCTTATTCTGGTAATTTACTTACTGGTATTAATCAATTCGAAAATAGAGACGTTACGTTCCAACAAAACCAGTTATTAACTTATAAAAATAAATTTGGTGCACATGATTTAACTTTGATGGCAGGTTTCGAGACTATTAATAGAGAATACTCTAGTATGTCTGGTAGCGCTAAAGGAAGTTTATCTAATCCTCTAGGTCAAATTCCTAATAACCCAAGATTTTGGTATCTGCATTCAGATTTTGTAGATTCTACAACTAAAGTAGTTAATACTAGCGCATACAAACAGAGACAAGCATCTTATTTTGGTAGAATGCTTTATAGCTTTAATAATAAATATATGGTTAATGCTTCTGTGCGTAATGATGGTTCATCTCAGTTAGCTCCAGGAAATAGATTTGACTGGTTCTGGTCTGTAGGTGGTGCTTGGGAAATTTCTAAGGAAAACTTCATGAGTGAGGTGCCATTTATCAATTATTTAAAAATTAAAGGTTCTTATGGTGATTTAGGAAACCAATACACTCCATATAGCTATTTTGGATATCCAATATATGTAGAAGGTGGAACAGGTGTATTTAACGGGAATCTATATCCAGCATTCGTAAAAGCATACGAAGAAGCTACTGATTTAAAATGGGAACATTTAAAATCTTATGAATTTGGTTTTGAATCAATGATGATTAGCAGAAAACTATCTTTTGATGCTACTTATTATAATAAAAAAACAGAAGGCTTACTAAACTATGTGATTGGAAACCCTAATTACTTTATGAATGCCGGTTCTATTGAGGCAAAAGGTTTTGAATTTGTTTTAGGGTGGAAAGATAGAATTTCACAAGATTTCACATATTCTATTAATGGAAATTTAACCACTACTGAAACCAAAGTTCTTAACACATTAGAAGATGGTTATAAAGTATTTTATGGTCCAGCTATTTATAAGGAAGGCTTACCAGTAGGTGCTTTCTATGGTTATATTGTAGACGGATTATATCAATCTTATGCAGATATTCTTGGTTCACCAGCTTCTACAATTGGAGATGTTGCGCCTGGAGATTTTAAATACAGAGATGTAAATGGTGATGGTAAAATCACACCAGATGATAGAACTATTATTGGTGACCCAACTCCAGATTTCACTTACGGATTTAGTGTAGGTGCAGATTACAAAGGATTCTTCCTTAATGCAGATTTCTACGGAGTATACGGAAACGAAATTTTCAGAAATTGGGGTAATGGTAATTCATTTGCGCCATTTAACTATCGTGAAGAAAGATTAGACAGATGGACTGGTGCAGGAACCTCTAATTGGGAGCCAAGAAGTTACACCGCATCTGCTTATAATAGAGAAAACTCTACTTATATGATTGAGGATGGTAGCTTCTTCAGAATCAGAAACGTACAGTTAGGGTATAATTTCAATAAAGGTTTAATCGAAGGTTTAGGAATTCAAGCATTAAAAGTTTATTTCAATGTTCAGAATCCTAAAACTTGGGATAATGTGAATGGCTTTACTCCAGAATTTGGTGGTTCAGCTACAGAATTTGGTGTAAATAACAGTGGATATCCAAATCCTAGAATTACAAGTTTCGGTATTAATGTTACATTCTAA
- a CDS encoding RagB/SusD family nutrient uptake outer membrane protein: MKINIIKNLLLGGVLLISASSLQSCNDDWLDLKPEGRPVGDEVPLGGFEASAFGLYASLRTEGGVSDFTYVWTHCIRADDNEKGSTASDAATDGNVFNNFGYVATNGHIKNNWNGHYKIIYDANELINTAVASGDTSNGTMVNIAEAKAIRAFCYFELRRDYGEVPINLKTIDVPADEVAPKSTVAQVDAQIIKDLTEAAEVLPSQWPSSYLGRATKGMANALLAKLYLYQGNWAKALELSETVINSGVYQLNASYDNEFTKAGNNSKESVFEIQKTYDYPTKYTNNFYECQGVRGSGTWDLGWGFNVPSVELVAAYENGDLRKKTTILTSGGPDIYGSAGYTLPSVPTIAQQYWNGKAYTYPAERIQYAQNKNHWENIKIIRYADVVLMAAEAANELGQSGKAANYVNMIRNRAGLANTTAADQVTLRAAIKQERRIEFAMEFERFYDLVRWGDAPAVLGAKGYTDKNKYFPIPQEAIDKSQGVLVQNPNY; the protein is encoded by the coding sequence ATGAAAATAAATATAATTAAGAATCTACTTTTAGGTGGAGTTTTATTGATAAGTGCTAGCTCACTTCAAAGTTGTAATGATGATTGGTTAGATTTAAAACCAGAAGGAAGACCAGTAGGAGACGAAGTTCCTTTAGGTGGTTTTGAAGCAAGTGCTTTCGGTTTATATGCGAGTTTAAGAACAGAAGGTGGTGTAAGTGATTTTACTTACGTTTGGACACACTGTATCAGAGCAGATGACAATGAAAAAGGAAGTACAGCATCAGATGCTGCTACAGATGGTAATGTTTTTAATAATTTCGGTTATGTAGCAACTAACGGACACATTAAAAATAATTGGAATGGTCATTATAAAATCATTTATGATGCTAATGAATTAATCAATACAGCAGTAGCTTCTGGAGATACATCAAACGGAACGATGGTAAATATTGCAGAAGCAAAAGCAATTAGAGCATTTTGTTACTTTGAGTTAAGAAGAGATTATGGAGAAGTTCCAATCAATCTTAAAACGATAGACGTTCCTGCAGATGAGGTAGCGCCTAAAAGCACAGTGGCACAAGTAGATGCTCAAATCATAAAAGACTTAACAGAAGCTGCAGAAGTTTTACCATCTCAATGGCCTAGTTCTTATTTAGGTAGAGCAACTAAAGGAATGGCAAATGCGTTATTAGCAAAACTTTACCTTTACCAAGGAAATTGGGCAAAAGCGCTTGAATTATCAGAAACAGTAATCAACTCTGGAGTATATCAATTAAACGCTTCTTATGATAATGAGTTTACAAAAGCAGGAAACAACTCTAAAGAATCTGTTTTTGAAATCCAAAAAACTTATGATTATCCAACTAAGTACACCAATAATTTCTACGAATGTCAAGGAGTTAGAGGTTCAGGAACTTGGGATTTAGGTTGGGGCTTTAATGTACCGTCTGTAGAATTGGTAGCAGCTTATGAGAATGGAGATTTACGTAAGAAAACTACAATTTTAACTTCAGGAGGTCCAGATATTTATGGCAGTGCAGGATATACATTACCTAGTGTACCTACTATAGCTCAACAATATTGGAATGGAAAAGCTTATACTTATCCAGCAGAAAGAATTCAATATGCACAAAACAAAAACCACTGGGAAAATATCAAAATTATACGTTATGCAGATGTAGTTTTAATGGCTGCAGAAGCTGCTAATGAATTAGGGCAATCTGGTAAAGCGGCTAATTATGTAAATATGATCAGAAACAGAGCTGGACTTGCAAATACTACTGCTGCAGATCAAGTTACACTAAGAGCGGCTATTAAACAAGAACGTAGAATAGAATTCGCAATGGAATTCGAAAGATTCTACGACTTAGTAAGATGGGGAGATGCACCTGCAGTTTTAGGAGCAAAAGGATATACAGATAAAAACAAGTATTTCCCAATTCCTCAAGAAGCTATTGACAAATCTCAAGGAGTTTTAGTTCAAAATCCTAATTATTAA
- a CDS encoding LamG domain-containing protein, producing MKNKIFKIFGALSISFLMFSCQNLDRPELGDYPKDANQPGGPLKFYVAFDGTTSNPLMNAVDSIRAKFPSDNPLASIDGAKGKAAQGANYKYIKYSSANDFAKEAKSFSLSVWVKKGDLKTDHIFSMPAPSSYHWSAASMFLLTEGTAAQPVVKFFVKDKTSEKWFEWTGANAVTGLYDNNWHHLAFVYDAGTSKMTLYKDGVAHTNAPEWTGHGNVVLEPTKITGLKIGAGPQEFTAQQVSQGASDWLKNSWNGGIDQFRLYATALTAAEVNTLYTKKK from the coding sequence ATGAAAAATAAAATATTCAAAATTTTTGGTGCTCTTTCTATTTCATTTTTGATGTTTTCTTGTCAAAATTTAGATAGACCAGAATTAGGAGATTATCCTAAAGATGCCAATCAACCAGGTGGACCGTTAAAATTTTATGTTGCTTTTGATGGGACTACTAGTAATCCATTAATGAATGCGGTAGACAGTATTAGAGCAAAATTCCCATCTGATAATCCATTGGCTTCAATTGATGGCGCAAAAGGAAAAGCAGCACAAGGTGCTAACTATAAGTATATCAAATATAGCAGTGCAAATGATTTTGCTAAAGAAGCAAAAAGTTTTTCATTATCTGTTTGGGTGAAAAAAGGAGATTTAAAAACTGATCATATTTTCAGTATGCCTGCTCCTTCTTCTTATCATTGGTCTGCAGCATCTATGTTTTTACTTACAGAAGGTACAGCTGCGCAACCTGTAGTGAAGTTCTTCGTAAAAGATAAAACTAGTGAAAAATGGTTTGAATGGACAGGAGCTAATGCAGTTACAGGTCTGTATGATAATAACTGGCACCACTTAGCATTTGTTTATGATGCAGGTACTTCTAAAATGACACTTTACAAAGATGGAGTGGCACATACAAATGCTCCAGAATGGACAGGTCATGGAAATGTAGTTTTAGAGCCTACTAAAATTACAGGATTGAAAATTGGAGCAGGACCACAAGAATTTACTGCACAACAAGTAAGTCAAGGTGCGAGTGATTGGTTGAAAAATTCATGGAATGGAGGTATTGACCAATTTAGATTGTATGCTACTGCACTTACCGCTGCCGAAGTAAATACTTTATACACTAAGAAAAAATAA
- a CDS encoding glucoamylase family protein, with protein MKFNNFMKILATAILLCGSCSSENTSGTEPNPPTPVDPPKTYTDPEIVEMVQKDALKYFWDYAQSNSKLARERYHTDNPGQDAHVVSTGGSGFGLMTILVGIKNGYVTRTDAVSRLSTALNFLQNANRFHGAWPHWMDGNTGNVIPFSTKDNGGDLVETAFLAQGLICVREYFKNSSDATELAISKKADDLWKGIEWNWYTQGQNVLYWHWSPNYNFEMNHQLRGFDETLITYVLAAASPNYAIEKTVYTEGWARSGAIKTSASQYGIPLIVNHNGANGTVGPMFWSHYSFLGLDPRGLRDDYVNYGDAVVNHSKIMYQYCVTNPKSWQGYNSKSWGLTASYSRNPQTGGDDYAAHQPNNDLGIISPTAAISDMPYTPTESMNFLRFLYNENYKKYIGVAGPYDAYSVHYNWVTPRYLAIDQGTIAPMVENHRSAFLWQLFMNAPDVKQGLLKLGFHSTQYGF; from the coding sequence ATGAAATTTAATAATTTCATGAAAATTTTAGCAACTGCCATACTTTTGTGTGGCAGTTGTTCTTCTGAGAATACCTCTGGAACAGAGCCTAATCCACCTACACCTGTAGACCCTCCCAAAACTTACACAGACCCAGAAATTGTAGAAATGGTTCAGAAAGATGCGCTTAAATATTTTTGGGATTATGCACAATCTAATTCTAAATTAGCCAGAGAAAGATATCATACTGATAATCCTGGTCAAGATGCTCATGTAGTTTCCACAGGAGGTTCTGGTTTCGGATTGATGACGATTTTAGTAGGGATTAAAAATGGTTATGTTACTAGAACCGATGCCGTTTCTAGATTATCGACCGCTCTTAATTTCTTACAAAATGCCAATCGTTTTCATGGAGCTTGGCCACATTGGATGGATGGAAATACAGGAAATGTTATTCCTTTCAGCACAAAAGATAATGGAGGAGATTTAGTAGAAACTGCTTTTCTAGCTCAAGGTTTAATCTGCGTAAGAGAATATTTCAAAAATTCTTCAGATGCTACAGAGTTGGCCATTTCAAAAAAAGCAGACGATTTATGGAAAGGAATCGAGTGGAATTGGTATACTCAAGGTCAAAACGTTTTGTATTGGCATTGGTCACCCAATTATAATTTTGAGATGAACCACCAATTGCGAGGTTTTGATGAAACTTTAATCACTTATGTTTTAGCAGCAGCTTCACCTAATTATGCTATTGAAAAAACGGTTTACACCGAAGGTTGGGCAAGAAGTGGTGCTATAAAAACATCTGCCTCACAATACGGAATTCCTTTAATAGTTAATCATAACGGAGCTAACGGAACAGTTGGTCCTATGTTTTGGTCTCATTATTCTTTCTTAGGATTAGATCCTAGAGGTTTAAGAGATGACTATGTAAATTATGGCGATGCAGTGGTAAATCATTCTAAAATCATGTATCAGTACTGTGTTACCAATCCTAAAAGCTGGCAAGGATATAATTCTAAAAGCTGGGGTTTAACGGCAAGTTATTCCAGAAATCCCCAAACTGGAGGAGATGATTATGCAGCACATCAACCGAATAATGATTTAGGAATAATTTCGCCTACAGCAGCTATTTCGGATATGCCTTATACGCCTACAGAAAGTATGAATTTTTTAAGATTTTTATACAATGAAAATTATAAAAAATACATCGGTGTTGCAGGGCCTTATGATGCATATTCTGTACATTACAATTGGGTTACTCCAAGATATTTAGCAATAGACCAAGGAACAATCGCGCCGATGGTAGAAAATCATCGTTCGGCATTTTTATGGCAATTGTTTATGAATGCTCCAGATGTAAAACAAGGTTTACTGAAATTAGGTTTCCATTCTACTCAATATGGATTCTAA
- a CDS encoding glucoamylase family protein codes for MKKIIIFLFASFMLNSCQSQKTVTETKNTEISKLTDQQLMDKVQKDALKYFWDYAEPNSLLGRERYHEDNIYPQNDKHVVTTGGSGFGLATVLVGVERGFIPRDEAVKRLNTMMDFLAKADRFHGAWSHWINGETGKVVPFGRKDNGGDLVETAFLTSGILMVREYFKDGNAEEKALAQKCDELWKGIEWNWYTKGGEKVLYWHWSPEYQWEMNFPLQGYNECLITYILAASSPTHAIDAETYYQGWTRNGTYLTDKSKYGLPLYVKHNYSEEYGGPLFWAHYSYIGLDPTGLSDKLIKNYFDLNKNQVLIDYQYCVENPKNWKGYGENYWGLTASYTRNNDGGVGYTAHQPTEDRGVITPTAALSSFPYSPKESMNFLRFMYTQKPEFIGSAGPFDATSIHYDNWFTPRYLAIDQGTIAPMIENYRTGFLWKLFMNAPEIKQGLKKLEFKSEKYNIK; via the coding sequence ATGAAAAAAATAATCATATTTCTTTTTGCAAGTTTCATGCTGAATTCTTGTCAGTCTCAAAAAACCGTGACTGAGACCAAGAATACAGAAATTTCAAAATTAACAGACCAACAATTAATGGATAAGGTTCAAAAAGATGCACTCAAATATTTTTGGGACTATGCAGAACCTAATTCATTGCTGGGAAGAGAACGCTATCACGAAGACAATATCTACCCTCAAAATGATAAACATGTAGTGACTACAGGTGGTTCAGGTTTTGGTTTAGCAACCGTTTTGGTAGGAGTAGAAAGAGGTTTTATTCCAAGAGATGAAGCCGTAAAAAGACTCAATACCATGATGGATTTCTTAGCCAAAGCAGATCGTTTTCACGGAGCTTGGAGTCATTGGATTAATGGAGAAACAGGAAAAGTAGTTCCTTTTGGCAGAAAAGACAATGGTGGAGATTTAGTAGAAACCGCTTTTCTCACTTCAGGGATTTTAATGGTTCGCGAATATTTTAAAGATGGTAATGCAGAAGAAAAAGCATTGGCTCAAAAATGTGATGAACTTTGGAAAGGAATCGAATGGAATTGGTACACCAAAGGTGGCGAAAAAGTCTTGTATTGGCATTGGTCACCAGAATATCAGTGGGAAATGAATTTTCCATTGCAAGGTTATAATGAATGTCTCATTACCTATATTTTAGCGGCTTCATCTCCTACTCATGCTATAGATGCAGAAACTTATTATCAAGGCTGGACTAGAAACGGAACTTACCTTACGGATAAATCTAAATACGGACTTCCGCTTTATGTGAAACACAATTATTCTGAGGAATATGGAGGTCCTTTATTTTGGGCACATTATTCGTACATTGGTTTAGACCCAACTGGTTTAAGTGATAAACTCATCAAAAATTATTTTGATTTGAATAAAAACCAAGTACTCATTGATTATCAATATTGTGTAGAAAATCCTAAAAATTGGAAAGGTTACGGCGAAAATTATTGGGGACTTACCGCAAGTTACACCAGAAATAATGATGGTGGAGTAGGTTATACCGCGCATCAACCTACAGAAGATAGAGGCGTGATAACGCCAACTGCTGCTTTGAGTAGTTTTCCGTATTCGCCGAAAGAATCGATGAATTTTTTAAGATTTATGTATACGCAGAAACCAGAATTTATTGGTAGTGCAGGTCCTTTTGATGCGACTTCTATTCATTATGATAATTGGTTTACGCCACGTTATTTGGCTATTGACCAAGGAACGATAGCTCCGATGATTGAAAATTATAGAACTGGTTTCCTTTGGAAGTTGTTTATGAACGCACCAGAAATCAAACAAGGGCTTAAAAAATTAGAATTCAAATCAGAGAAGTATAACATTAAATAA
- a CDS encoding carboxylesterase family protein: MKFILKIAALLAFGFISQANAQEIKAEFKKEVKIEKNISYVFDYPQNAKGNVPLIVFLHGSGERGTNLEMVKAHSPFTYKNLMQEPVAILAPQCPENMWWDTQAVYFLIQEIVQKYKIDASRIYLTGLSMGGWGTLKLAGEHPDMFAAVASVCAPTDRVMLANIHNYKDMNLKIYHGGMDDVVLPENATNFWMKVHPINPKAELIIFPNDNHNSWDSTYSNPEFYKWLLSQKK, encoded by the coding sequence ATGAAATTCATTTTAAAAATCGCAGCATTACTTGCATTTGGCTTTATCAGTCAAGCAAATGCTCAAGAAATAAAAGCAGAATTCAAGAAAGAAGTAAAAATAGAGAAAAATATTTCCTACGTTTTTGATTATCCTCAAAACGCTAAAGGAAATGTTCCGCTTATTGTTTTTTTACACGGTTCTGGCGAAAGAGGAACCAATTTAGAAATGGTAAAAGCGCACAGTCCGTTTACCTATAAAAATTTAATGCAGGAACCTGTGGCAATTCTTGCGCCGCAATGTCCCGAAAATATGTGGTGGGATACACAAGCCGTTTATTTTTTGATTCAGGAAATCGTGCAGAAATATAAAATAGATGCGTCTAGAATTTACTTGACAGGTTTATCTATGGGAGGTTGGGGAACGCTGAAATTGGCAGGAGAACATCCTGATATGTTTGCAGCAGTAGCTTCTGTTTGTGCACCTACAGACAGAGTGATGCTTGCCAACATTCACAATTATAAAGACATGAACCTTAAAATTTATCATGGTGGAATGGATGATGTAGTTTTGCCAGAAAACGCGACTAATTTTTGGATGAAAGTTCACCCGATTAATCCAAAAGCAGAACTCATTATCTTCCCGAATGATAATCACAATTCTTGGGATTCTACCTATTCTAACCCAGAATTTTACAAGTGGCTTCTCTCACAGAAAAAGTAA
- a CDS encoding AMP-dependent synthetase/ligase, whose product MKNLLQLLEENTKKFPQKTALSFRNGDEIEILTWKKFWAMVCQTANGLHTLDVKKGDCVGVFSQNSKDWIIFDVAVQMLGAITIPIYATNNYDQTEYIIKQTEMQHILVGDTPQLEILKSAEKHLGKKLHIFTSHVIKDEAENITYFPDFIKHFATERNLIEITDEDLATILYTSGTTGIPKGVMLTHGGFKAVVSAHKEFFSFDNLYDMKSLAFLPLSHIFERSWTLFVLSQGGEVAILEDPKNILNTLKHVHPNAMCAVPRFYEKVYQTLVKKIEASSPTKQKLFKKALEVGAKVADKKRTGAKVPFGLQLQFGFFDKLVFRKIKNELGGNLSFLPCGGAMLKKEISEFFAAIGLPVIVGYGLTETTATVTALPPKNYVYGSVGKALPGVEIKIGADDEILVKYQGVMKGYYKNEEETAKVFTEDGYFRTGDAGRIDEEGNLYITDRIKDLMKTSNGKYIAPQSIEIPLQSNPYIAQAMVIAEGKPYVSAVIVPNFETLMEKYEEFKNYLSLNIEEKKKLLETPFIKETFEKVVNDIQKEFASFEKIKKFKLLPEEFTIERGEITPTLKIKRKIILEKFKALIEGMYA is encoded by the coding sequence ATGAAAAACCTACTTCAGCTTTTAGAAGAAAACACCAAAAAATTCCCACAGAAAACCGCTCTTAGTTTTAGAAACGGTGACGAAATAGAGATTCTTACTTGGAAAAAATTCTGGGCAATGGTTTGCCAAACTGCAAACGGATTGCACACTCTAGACGTAAAAAAGGGAGATTGTGTAGGTGTTTTTTCTCAAAATTCTAAAGATTGGATTATTTTTGACGTTGCCGTGCAAATGTTGGGGGCGATTACCATTCCCATTTATGCCACCAATAATTATGACCAAACCGAATATATCATCAAGCAAACCGAAATGCAACATATTTTGGTGGGAGACACTCCTCAACTAGAAATTCTGAAAAGTGCCGAAAAACATTTGGGCAAAAAATTACATATTTTCACGTCTCATGTTATAAAAGATGAAGCCGAAAACATTACGTATTTCCCAGATTTCATTAAGCATTTTGCTACGGAAAGAAACCTCATCGAAATTACCGATGAAGATTTGGCAACCATTCTTTACACTTCTGGAACTACAGGAATTCCGAAAGGTGTAATGCTTACACATGGTGGTTTCAAAGCGGTAGTTTCGGCCCACAAAGAATTTTTCAGTTTCGACAATTTGTACGACATGAAATCTTTGGCATTTTTACCATTAAGTCATATTTTCGAAAGAAGCTGGACGCTTTTTGTGCTTTCTCAAGGTGGTGAAGTTGCCATTTTAGAAGACCCAAAAAATATCTTGAACACGCTGAAACATGTTCACCCAAATGCAATGTGTGCCGTACCAAGATTCTACGAAAAAGTATATCAAACTTTAGTTAAAAAAATAGAAGCTTCTTCTCCTACGAAACAAAAACTTTTCAAAAAAGCTTTGGAAGTAGGCGCTAAAGTAGCTGATAAAAAAAGAACTGGCGCTAAAGTTCCGTTTGGTTTACAATTGCAGTTTGGTTTCTTTGACAAATTGGTTTTCAGAAAAATTAAAAATGAATTGGGCGGAAATCTTTCGTTTTTACCTTGTGGTGGAGCGATGCTTAAAAAAGAAATTTCAGAATTTTTCGCAGCCATTGGTTTACCAGTGATTGTAGGTTACGGACTTACCGAAACTACTGCTACCGTTACTGCACTTCCTCCGAAAAATTATGTTTACGGAAGCGTAGGAAAAGCTCTACCAGGTGTAGAAATTAAAATAGGAGCAGATGATGAAATCTTGGTGAAATATCAAGGTGTGATGAAAGGTTACTACAAAAACGAAGAAGAAACGGCTAAAGTTTTCACGGAAGATGGTTATTTCAGAACGGGTGATGCTGGTAGAATAGACGAAGAAGGAAATCTCTATATTACCGACAGAATTAAGGATTTAATGAAAACTTCTAACGGAAAATATATTGCGCCACAAAGCATAGAAATCCCATTACAAAGCAATCCTTACATTGCGCAGGCTATGGTGATTGCGGAAGGAAAACCTTATGTTTCTGCGGTGATTGTTCCGAATTTTGAAACTTTGATGGAGAAATACGAGGAATTTAAAAATTACCTTTCTCTAAACATTGAAGAAAAGAAAAAATTACTGGAAACACCTTTCATTAAGGAAACTTTTGAAAAAGTAGTGAACGATATTCAAAAGGAATTTGCAAGTTTTGAAAAAATTAAAAAGTTCAAACTTTTACCAGAAGAATTTACCATAGAACGTGGAGAAATCACTCCAACCCTAAAAATAAAACGTAAAATTATTCTTGAAAAATTCAAAGCTTTGATTGAAGGAATGTATGCGTAG
- the tnpA gene encoding IS200/IS605 family transposase encodes MPNTYSQIYIQVVFATKGRETLIEDKNRQEIEKYITGILTNKGQKLIAVYANPDHLHLFFSYKNLKITIPELVKIIKSESTKFINDKRLSFGKFAWQESYGAFSYAKSQKDAVTQYILNQKNHHQKRSFREEYLDFLEKFDINYDEKYLFEFYDKLE; translated from the coding sequence ATGCCCAATACTTATTCGCAAATTTATATTCAAGTGGTTTTTGCTACGAAAGGAAGAGAAACGCTAATAGAAGATAAAAATAGACAAGAAATTGAAAAATATATTACAGGAATATTGACCAATAAAGGTCAAAAATTAATAGCTGTGTATGCCAATCCAGATCATTTACATTTGTTTTTTAGTTATAAAAATTTGAAAATAACTATTCCTGAGTTAGTGAAAATTATTAAATCAGAATCTACTAAATTCATTAATGATAAAAGGTTAAGTTTTGGTAAATTTGCTTGGCAAGAAAGTTATGGTGCTTTTTCTTATGCTAAAAGTCAAAAAGACGCGGTAACTCAATATATATTAAATCAAAAAAATCATCATCAAAAGAGAAGTTTCAGAGAAGAATATTTAGATTTTCTAGAAAAATTTGATATCAATTATGATGAAAAATATTTGTTTGAATTTTATGATAAATTAGAATAA